Proteins co-encoded in one Bombus terrestris chromosome 18, iyBomTerr1.2, whole genome shotgun sequence genomic window:
- the LOC100645852 gene encoding DNA polymerase zeta catalytic subunit isoform X6 has product MFSINLVTLDSYQSIPLLGVDVTFSDFRGNEIRQVPVIRIFGSTPSGTKTCLHIHGVFPYMYIPCTINNNVNSYMYKLAAAIDSAINVSLGSAISNTQHVYKIQQVSGIPFYGYHEKEHLFLKIYFYNPAMIKRAADLLQNGVILGQSLQPHEAHIPFILQFMIDYNLYGMSLINLKDVKFRQCIHTKLEENSENESSSNLFDSQKHLPAFIVKQSTCKLEVDAQACEILNRQEIQNDLDLNPGIAAIWNEEKYRREAKDLENVESQFLYSNTSNRIYDLTENDIYQEERLRKKLESISQISEDITSKTSKTHNYPLEMDDENNSFSASYVPNHFKSLMLNKETKDETFLNNSLLEFDNFEIKENLPQDKTIENTILDSEDMYLVEILADLREENEEEKIIDNDSMLGSQFSMLNNEIKVDNEDDEIEDLNITSLDLSLSSWNSVITEIESKMTEDNKKTNDITEHNAESTSSRDVPQYDGPSDLVLKNKKQLIWQLTRNKIKEGKKTCTKLDKYALHFNSNMILNELKFINIQINLNFLQNQLMIPQGTIFDIKLSKYFTFYQKQTREFESKRRKTSQTTEKKLSYYKDINIYKLDHKDLDVYDIDEIEYTLDKCKHLKNSIDFGNNPNESYIMNSVSNKLNIPALDGNADNSSSDSEVDRDTTINKEEKRICVYKPNTKFKSDKGVVNISLIKRRLELEDSNLQSPYKRRNTIGNYLPNEPYHTPTKAKLVHSPCSVSKKYSSLDIKIVSPKIDKSIRNNESRSSEFSYNTLKRNNQHLFHDKIDNLALEENQAFFTHNETSNIGKTGSVILKHKDSSSNVHEELINFEKEDNVLKTNFETQIIPKNNKQICKKLSFMNINNEEISSVKDNIYFENLSLTKEIIDNIHKSNDSISISIVNSNCHGNSIKLHTRENEKVNYKYNLPSTSKDNTNLYLDNTSDQMSLKHKNIDEDEDEDEEDVCNMTYTQYLNGKLESESNTPNIMALKDISGTETKLITITSKFNSPSRERIINSMKMYDILESKFNSLFFSNKIDLIKFMQRKNLSNNGIYKVIPFKCSLDRVTGIKLWRRVRINEFYPSGSSIKSCNIKRVLAGYNALIIHPLIQPPTSKNVKTWLQAKKHLSKKNNNYEVKDNIDVPRDIKESNILNKILANNRYMKSQCSGSSEHSSKSNNSFNSSLQKMLENPLLYKNNDTPQYLGISYGQIEYTLKGYSSNIENENRQNAKGLTVHQYLTILAVEIHVITRDKFLPDPNHDPIGAIFYAIHNDVPLSSKIEQIEHGAILVLTNWWNHKSVTIRWRVITHYVIRIVGTLRILIHLDIIGRTCEHARLFGIQFYEVFSRGSQFRVESMMLRLAKPLNYISVSPSIQQRARMRAPESLPLIMEPQSTLYTDPLIVLDFQSLYPSIIIAYNYCFSTCLGRVEHIGHYEPYEFGATTLKIKKDTAKKLFGKINFAPCGVAFVKPEIRMGILPRMLTEILNTRLMVKKSMKLHGNENHALQRILHSQQLGLKLIANVTYGYTAANFSGRMPCIEIGDSVVSKGRETLERAIKIVESTPKWGAEVVYGDTDSLFILLRRKSREEAFAIGAEIADTVTAANPPPVKLKFEKVLQPSILQTKKRYCGYMYESPEQKEPEYLAKGIETVRRDGCPAVTKILEKTLKILFDTKDLSLVKQYVTRQFDKILRKRISIQDLTFAKEFRGLNGYKISACVPALELTRRLMRKDPRAIPRIGERVRYIIVAGAPNQPLIQCVRTPTEVILDESLIPNSIYYITKVIIPPLNRCLNLVGVDANTWYTEMIHRQTPDKIINLCANNQKLTIRQFFSTVICAVCENQTQKDICMNCMSKPSQTITILYEKLRWLERTYHELNMICQSCTGYLDDPKCESLDCPVLYRLMQARRDLVQIPYLNNIIRNM; this is encoded by the exons ATGTTCTCAATTAATTTGGTAACTTTAGATAGTTATCAGTCAATTCCATTATTAGGAGTAGATGTAACATTTTCAGACTTTCGAGGAAATGAAATTAGACAAGTCCCAGTTATCAGGATATTTGGATCTACTCCTTCTG GAACAAAAACATGTTTACATATACATGGAGTATttccatatatgtacataccatGTACAATAAACAATAATGTTAATAGTTACATGTACAAATTGGCAGCAGCGATAGATTCTGCAATAAATGTATCTTTGGGATCTGCAATATCTAATACTCAGCATGTTTATAAAATTCAACAAGTTTCTGGAAt TCCTTTTTACGGATATCATGAAAAGGAacatttgtttttaaaaatttacttttacaaTCCAGCTATGATCAAACGAGCAGCTGATTTATTACAA aATGGAGTAATACTTGGTCAAAGTTTACAACCACATGAAgcacatataccttttattttgcaatttatgATTGATTATAATCTATATGGTATGAGTTTAATAAActtaaaagatgttaaatttaGACAATGCATACAtacaaaattagaagaaaacTCAGAAAATGAGAGTTCATCAAATTTATTTGATTCACAAAAACACCTCCCAGCATTTATTGTTAAACAAAGCACCTGCAAATTAGAAGTAGATGCACAAGCATGTGAAATACTCAATAGACAAGAAATTCAAAATGATTTGGATTTAAATCCTGGTATTGCAGCCATTTGGaatgaagaaaaatatagaagagaAGCAAAGGATTTAGAGAATGTTGAATCACAATTTTTGTATTCTAATACTAGTAACAGAATTTATGATTTAACAGAGAATGATATTTATCAAGAAGAAAGATTAAGGAAAAAATTGGAGTCTATATCACAG ATCAGTGAAGATATAACTTCAAAAACATCGAAAACACACAATTATCCTTTAGAAATGGATGATGAAAATAACTCATTTAGTGCTTCATATGTTCCAAATCATTTTAAATCATTAATGCTAAATAAAGAAACTAAAGATGAAACGTTTTTAAATaatagtttattagaatttgaTAACTttgagataaaagaaaatttacctCAAGATAAAACAATAGAAAACACTATTT TGGACTCTGAAGATATGTATTTGGTTGAAATATTGGCTGATTTaagagaagaaaatgaagaagagaAGATTATAGATAACGATAGCATGTTAGGTTCTCAATTTTCTATgttgaataatgaaattaaagtgGATAAtgaagatgatgaaattgaagaTTTGAACATTACAAGTTTGGATTTGAGCCTTAGTTCGTGGAACTCAGTTATCACTGAAATTGAAAGTAAGATGACAGaagataacaaaaaaacaaaTGATATAACTGAACATAATGCTGAAAGTACTTCTTCAAGAGATGTTCCTCAATATGATGGCCCAAGCGATttagttttaaaaaataaaaagcaattaaTATGGCAGCTtactagaaataaaataaaggagGGGAAAAAAACATGTACAAAATTGGATAAATATGCACTACATTTCAATAGTAATATgatattaaatgaattaaaatttataaatattcaaataaatcttaattttttacaaaatcaattaATGATTCCACAAGGAActatatttgatattaaattatctaaatattttacattttatcagaAACAAACTCGAGAATTTGAAAGTAAACGTAGAAAAACGTCACAAACTACTGAAAAAAAGTTGTCgtattataaagatataaatatttataaattagatCACAAAGATTTAGATGTTTATGATATAGATGAGATCGAATATACATTAGATAAgtgtaaacatttaaaaaattcaatagaTTTTGGAAACAATCCTAATGAATCATATATCATGAATAgtgtttcaaataaattaaacataccTGCACTTGATGGTAATGCTGATAATAGTTCCAGTGATTCTGAGGTAGATCGGGATACTACCATTAACAAGGAAGAAAAGCGCATTTGTGTTTATAAGccaaatacaaaatttaaaagtgACAAGGGTGTTGTTAATATTTCACTGATAAAACGAAGGCTTGAATTGGAAGATTCTAATTTGCAATCTCCTTATAAGCGACGTAATACCATTGGAAATTATTTACCAAATGAACCATATCATACCCCAACTAAAGCAAAATTGGTACATAGCCCATGTTCTGTCTcaaaaaaatattcttcgcttgatataaaaatagtgtctccaaaaatagataaaagtaTTAGAAATAATGAATCTCGTAGTTCAGAATTTAGTTATAATACTTTGAAACGAAATAATCAACATTTATTTCATGATAAAATAGATAATTTAGCTTTAGAGGAAAATCAAG cATTCTTTACACATAATGAAACTTCAAATATTGGCAAAACGGGATCAGTTATTCTTAAACACAAAGACAG TAGTTCAAATGTACATGAAgagttaattaattttgaaaaagaagataatgtattaaaaacaaattttgaaaCACAAATTATTCCTAAAAATAACAAACagatttgtaaaaaattaagttttatgaatattaataatgaagaaATTAGTTCTGTAAAGGATAATATATATTTCGAAAACTTATCTCTAACAAAAGAAATCAtagataatatacataaaagcAATGATTCCATTAGTATTTCCATAGTGAATTCTAACTGTCATGGAAATTCTATAAAACTACACACAAGAGAGAATGAGaaagttaattataaatataatttaccaaGTACATCAAAAGATAACACCAATTTGTACTTAGACAATACTTCAGACCAAATGTcattaaaacataaaaatatagatgaagatgaagatgaagatgaagaagacGTTTGTAATATGACATATACACAATACCTTAATGGTAAATTAGAATCGGAATCAAATACCCCAAATATCATGGCACTAAAAGATATAAGTGGTACAGAAACTAAGTTGATTACTATTACAAGTAAATTTAATTCACCAAGCAGAGAAAGAATCATAAACTCTATGAAGATGTATGATATTTTAGAATCCAAATtcaattcattatttttcaGCAACAAAAttgatttgataaaatttatgcAAAGAAAAAATTTAAGTAATAATGGTATTTACAAAGTAATTCCATTTAAATGTAGTTTAGATAGAGTTACGGGTATTAAACTCTGGCGTCGAGTGcgaataaatgaattttatccTTCTGGATCAAGTATAAAATCTTGCAATATAAAGAGAGTTCTTGCAGGATACAATGCGTTAATAATTCATCCTCTTATTCAGCCACCAACATCGAAAAATGTTAAAACTTGGTTACAAGCTAAAAAGCATTTATCGAAGAAGAACAATAATTATGAAGTAAAAGATAATATTGATGTTCCAAGAGATATAAAAGAAAGCAATATTCTGAACAAAATACTTGCTAATAATCGATATATGAAATCACAGTGTTCTGGCAGTTCAGAGCATTCAAGCAAATCTAATAATAGTTTTAATTCTTCTTTACAAAAAATGCTTGAAAATCCATTATTATACAAGAATAATGATACACCACAATATCTAGGTATTTCATATGGACAAATTGAATATACTCTAAAAGGCTATAGTAGtaatattgaaaatgaaaatcgtCAAAATGCCAAAGGCTTAACTGTG CATCAATATCTGACAATATTAGCAGTAGAAATACACGTTATTACACGTGATAAATTTCTCCCTGATCCAAACCATGATCCAATTGGAGCAATATTCTATGCTATTCATAATGATGTTCCATTATCTTCAAAAATTGAACAGATAGAGCATG GTGCTATTCTT GTTTTAACTAATTGGTGGAATCATAAAAGTGTAACAATACGATGGAGAGTTATTACTCATTATGTCATACGAATTGTGGGTACATTGAGAATATTAATCCATCTTGATATTATTG GTCGAACTTGTGAACATGCACGACTTTTCGgaatacaattttatgaagTTTTTTCAAGAGGTTCTCAGTTTCGAGTTGAATCAATGATGTTGAGGCTTGCAAAACCTTTGAATTATATTTCAGTTTCACCCTCTATACAACAAAGAGCCCGAATGCGCGCACCTGAATCTCTACCACTTATTATGGAACCACAGTCCACATTATACACTGATCCATTGATTGTCTTGGATTTTCAAAGTTTATATCCAAGCATTATTATTGCTTATAACTATTGTTTCTCTACATGTTTAGGTCGTGTAGAGCACATTGGCCA tTATGAACCATATGAGTTTGGTGCAactacattaaaaataaaaaaagatactgCTAAGAAActatttggaaaaataaattttgcacCCTGTGGTGTAGCTTTTGTAAAACCAGAAATAAGAATGGGAATATTACCGCGTATGCTTACAGAAATTTTAAATACTCGATTAATGGTAAAAAAGTCTATGAAACTTCATGGGAATGAAAATCACGCATTACAACGTATTCTTCATTCACAACAATTAGGGCTTAAGTTAATTGCAAATGTTACTTATGGTTATACAGCTGCTAATTTTAGTGGCAGAATGCCTTGTATTGAA ataGGGGACAGTGTTGTTAGTAAAGGAAGGGAAACATTAGAACGAGCAATTAAAATAGTAGAATCTACACCTAAATGGGGAGCTGAAGTTGTTTATGGTGATACAGATtcgttatttattcttttacgtAGAAAATCAAGAGAAGAGGCGTTTGCAATAGGAGCTGAAATTGCTGATACTGTTACTGCAGCTAATCCTCCTCCTGTAAAACTTAAATTTGAGAAAGTTTTGCAACCATCAATATTACAA ACTAAAAAAAGGTACTGTGGTTATATGTATGAGTCTCCAGAACAGAAAGAACCTGAATATTTAGCAAAAGGTATTGAAACTGTTCGTAGAGATGGTTGTCCAGCTGTAACTAAG atacTTGAAAAAACATTGAAAATCCTATTTGATACAAAGGATCTCTCTTTAGTAAAACAATATGTTactagacaatttgataaaattttacgtAAAAGAATATCAATTCAAGATTTAACATTTGCAAAGGAATTTCGTGGCTTGAATGGTTACAAAATCAGTGCTTGTGTACCTGCATTGGAGTTAACACGAAGATTGATGCGCAAAGATCCACGGGCGATACCTCGTATTGGCGAAAGAGTACGATATATTATAGTGGCTGGAGCCCCAAATCAGCCACTAATTCAGTGTGTACGAACTCCAACAGAAGTAATTTTAGATGAAAGTTTAATTCCAAATtcgatatactacataacaaaAGTTATTATACCACCACTTAATCGGTGTTTAAATTTAGTCGGCGTTGATGCTAATACATG GTATACAGAAATGATCCATCGCCAAACAcctgataaaataattaatttatgtgCGAATAATCAAAAGCTAACTATTCGACAATTTTTTAGTACTGTTATATGTGCTGTTTGTGAAAATCAAACGCAAAAAGATATTTGTATGAATTGCATGTCAAAACCAAGTCAAACAATTACTATTCTATATGAAAAGTTAAGATGGTTAGAACGTACTTATCACGAACTTAATATG ATATGTCAGTCTTGTACTGGCTACTTGGATGACCCGAAATGTGAATCTTTAGATTGCCCGGTTTTATATCGATTGATGCAAGCTCGAAGAGATCTCGTTCAAATaccttatttaaataatattattcgtaaTATGTAA